In Rathayibacter sp. VKM Ac-2762, one DNA window encodes the following:
- the infA gene encoding translation initiation factor IF-1: MAKKDGVIEIEGAVVEALPNAMFRVELTNGHKVLAHISGKMRQHYIRILPEDRVIVELSPYDLTRGRIVYRYK, encoded by the coding sequence ATGGCCAAAAAAGACGGTGTCATCGAAATCGAAGGTGCGGTTGTCGAGGCGCTCCCCAACGCGATGTTCCGCGTGGAGCTGACCAACGGACACAAAGTTCTCGCCCATATCTCGGGCAAGATGCGTCAGCACTACATCCGGATCCTCCCCGAGGACCGGGTGATCGTGGAGCTGAGCCCCTACGACCTGACCCGCGGCCGGATCGTCTACCGCTACAAGTAG
- the rpmJ gene encoding 50S ribosomal protein L36, with translation MKVNPSVKRICDHCKIIRRHGNVMVICSSNPRHKQRQG, from the coding sequence ATGAAGGTCAACCCCAGCGTCAAGCGCATCTGCGACCACTGCAAGATCATCCGCCGCCACGGCAACGTGATGGTCATCTGCAGCAGCAACCCCCGCCACAAGCAGCGCCAGGGCTAG
- the rpsM gene encoding 30S ribosomal protein S13 yields the protein MARLAGVDIPREKRVEVALTYIYGVGRTRALKTLSDTGIDGNIRVKDLSDDQLVSLRDYIEGNYKVEGDLRREVAADIRRKVEIGSYEGLRHRRGLPVRGQRTKTNARTRKGPKRTVAGKKKAGRK from the coding sequence ATGGCACGTCTGGCAGGAGTAGACATCCCGCGCGAGAAGCGCGTGGAGGTCGCACTGACCTACATCTACGGTGTCGGCCGCACTCGCGCGCTCAAGACCCTGAGCGACACCGGGATCGACGGCAACATCCGCGTCAAGGACCTCAGCGACGACCAGCTCGTCTCGCTCCGCGACTACATCGAGGGCAACTACAAGGTGGAGGGCGACCTCCGCCGCGAGGTCGCCGCCGACATCCGCCGCAAGGTCGAGATCGGCTCGTACGAGGGCCTCCGCCACCGTCGCGGCCTCCCGGTCCGTGGACAGCGCACCAAGACGAACGCGCGCACCCGCAAGGGACCCAAGCGCACCGTCGCCGGCAAGAAGAAGGCCGGCCGCAAGTAA
- the rpsK gene encoding 30S ribosomal protein S11: protein MATPKSAARKPRRKEKKNIAVGQAHIKSTFNNTIVSITDPSGAVISWASSGGVGFKGSRKSTPFAAQLAAESAARQAQEHGMKKVDVFVKGPGSGRETAIRSLQAAGLEVGSINDVTPQAHNGCRPPKRRRV, encoded by the coding sequence TTGGCTACCCCCAAGTCGGCCGCGCGCAAGCCGCGCCGCAAGGAGAAGAAGAACATCGCTGTGGGCCAGGCCCACATCAAGTCGACGTTCAACAACACCATCGTCTCGATCACCGACCCCTCCGGGGCCGTCATCAGCTGGGCCTCGTCCGGTGGAGTCGGCTTCAAGGGCTCGCGCAAGTCGACGCCGTTCGCCGCCCAGCTCGCCGCCGAGTCGGCCGCGCGCCAGGCTCAGGAGCACGGCATGAAGAAGGTGGACGTCTTCGTGAAGGGCCCCGGCTCGGGTCGTGAGACCGCGATCCGCTCGCTCCAGGCCGCAGGCCTCGAGGTCGGCTCGATCAACGACGTCACCCCGCAGGCGCACAACGGCTGCCGCCCGCCCAAGCGTCGTCGCGTCTAA
- a CDS encoding DNA-directed RNA polymerase subunit alpha, which yields MLIAQRPTLTEENISEFRSRFVIEPLEPGFGYTLGNSLRRTLLSSIPGAAVTSIRIDGVLHEFTTVPGVREDVTEIILNIKGLVVSSEHDEPITAYLRKQGAGQVTAADISAPAGVEIHNPELVIATLNDKAKFELELTIERGRGYVSATQNRSEFSEAGQIPVDSIYSPVLKVTYRVEATRAGERTDFDRLVVDVETKAAISPRDAIASAGRTLTELFGLARELNNAAEGIEIGPAPVDAVLSTELSMPIEDLDLSVRSYNCLKREGINNVNELVALSETQLMNIRNFGQKSVDEVKEKLTELGLSLKDSVPGFDGAHFYSYDDESI from the coding sequence GTGCTTATCGCACAGCGTCCGACGCTCACCGAGGAGAACATCTCGGAGTTCCGTTCCCGCTTCGTAATCGAGCCCCTCGAGCCCGGCTTCGGCTACACGCTCGGCAACTCGCTGCGTCGCACCCTGCTGTCCTCCATCCCCGGCGCCGCTGTCACCAGCATCCGGATCGACGGAGTCCTGCACGAGTTCACGACCGTCCCGGGCGTCCGCGAGGACGTCACCGAGATCATCCTGAACATCAAGGGACTCGTCGTCTCCTCCGAGCACGACGAGCCGATCACCGCCTACCTGCGCAAGCAGGGAGCCGGCCAGGTCACCGCCGCGGACATCTCGGCTCCGGCCGGTGTCGAGATCCACAACCCGGAGCTCGTCATCGCCACGCTGAACGACAAGGCGAAGTTCGAGCTCGAGCTCACGATCGAGCGCGGCCGCGGCTACGTCTCGGCGACCCAGAACCGCAGCGAGTTCTCCGAGGCCGGCCAGATCCCGGTCGACTCGATCTACTCGCCCGTGCTGAAGGTCACCTACCGCGTCGAGGCCACCCGTGCCGGCGAGCGCACCGACTTCGACCGCCTGGTCGTGGACGTGGAGACGAAGGCCGCGATCTCGCCGCGCGACGCCATCGCCTCCGCCGGACGCACGCTGACCGAGCTGTTCGGTCTCGCCCGCGAGCTGAACAACGCGGCCGAGGGCATCGAGATCGGCCCCGCGCCGGTCGACGCGGTCCTCTCGACCGAGCTGTCCATGCCCATCGAGGACCTCGACCTCTCGGTGCGCAGCTACAACTGCCTCAAGCGCGAGGGCATCAACAACGTCAATGAGCTCGTCGCCCTCTCGGAGACGCAGCTCATGAACATCCGCAACTTCGGTCAGAAGTCGGTGGATGAGGTCAAGGAGAAGCTGACGGAGCTCGGCCTGTCGCTCAAGGACTCGGTCCCCGGGTTCGACGGCGCCCACTTCTACAGCTACGACGACGAGAGCATCTAG
- the rplQ gene encoding 50S ribosomal protein L17, which produces MPKPTKGPRLGGGPAHERLLLANLAAALFTHKSIKTTETKAKRLRPLAERLVTFAKRGDLHARRRVLATIGDKSVVHELFTEIAPLVAEREGGYTRITKIGPRKGDNAPMAVIELVLEPVTPKAKKSRTATAPVSAPVDEAPAEETTAEETPVEEAPVQDAPVEDAAQDAPVEETGATK; this is translated from the coding sequence ATGCCCAAGCCCACCAAGGGCCCCCGCCTCGGAGGCGGACCCGCACACGAGCGCCTGCTGCTGGCGAACCTGGCCGCGGCCCTGTTCACGCACAAGAGCATCAAGACGACCGAGACTAAGGCCAAGCGCCTTCGTCCGCTCGCCGAGCGCCTGGTGACCTTCGCCAAGCGCGGCGACCTGCACGCCCGCCGTCGCGTCCTCGCGACGATCGGCGACAAGTCGGTCGTCCACGAGCTCTTCACCGAGATCGCTCCGCTCGTCGCCGAGCGCGAGGGCGGCTACACCCGCATCACCAAGATCGGCCCCCGCAAGGGAGACAACGCGCCCATGGCCGTGATCGAGCTCGTCCTCGAGCCCGTCACGCCCAAGGCGAAGAAGTCGCGCACCGCCACGGCGCCCGTGTCCGCTCCGGTGGACGAGGCCCCCGCCGAGGAGACCACTGCCGAGGAGACCCCCGTCGAGGAGGCGCCCGTGCAGGACGCTCCCGTCGAGGACGCCGCGCAGGACGCTCCTGTCGAGGAGACCGGCGCGACCAAGTAG
- a CDS encoding tRNA pseudouridine synthase A, whose translation MLHRVRLDLAYDGSHFSGWAKQPGLRTVQGVLEESLALVLRSEQHPTVTVAGRTDVGVHASAQVAHVDLTPEQWGRISSGRRRPGEEPFPPASILERRLRGILGQYTDVSVHRVTEAPEGFDARFSARWRRYEYRLADASSMRHPLDRTNTTWITDSLDLDAMTAAARSLLGLHDYASFCRARAGATTIRSLLDFTWERDADGVLHAHLRADAFCHSMVRALVGACVAVGAGKLEAGAVPLLRDAARRTNAFAVMPARGLILREVDYPEDDALAERALLTRSKRTVRTEGPDPEDSE comes from the coding sequence ATGCTCCACCGCGTCCGCCTCGACCTGGCCTACGACGGCTCGCACTTCTCCGGCTGGGCCAAGCAGCCCGGCCTCCGCACCGTGCAGGGGGTGCTCGAGGAGTCGCTCGCCCTGGTGCTGCGCTCCGAGCAGCACCCGACCGTGACGGTCGCCGGGCGCACCGACGTCGGCGTGCACGCCAGCGCCCAGGTCGCCCACGTCGACCTCACCCCCGAGCAGTGGGGCCGCATCAGCAGCGGCAGGCGCCGACCGGGGGAGGAGCCGTTCCCGCCCGCGTCGATCCTGGAGCGGCGGCTCCGCGGGATCCTCGGGCAGTACACCGACGTCTCGGTGCACCGGGTGACGGAGGCGCCGGAGGGGTTCGACGCGCGGTTCTCGGCGCGCTGGCGGCGGTACGAGTACCGGCTGGCCGACGCCTCCTCGATGCGCCACCCGCTCGACCGCACGAACACCACCTGGATCACCGACTCCCTCGACCTCGACGCGATGACGGCCGCGGCCCGCTCGCTCCTGGGCCTTCACGACTACGCGTCGTTCTGCCGTGCCCGCGCAGGGGCCACCACCATCCGGAGCCTGCTCGACTTCACCTGGGAGCGCGACGCCGACGGAGTCCTGCACGCCCACCTGCGCGCGGACGCCTTCTGCCACAGCATGGTGCGGGCCCTCGTGGGGGCGTGCGTGGCGGTCGGCGCCGGGAAGCTCGAGGCGGGGGCGGTCCCGCTGCTCCGGGACGCCGCCCGACGGACCAACGCGTTCGCGGTGATGCCGGCCCGCGGCCTCATCCTCCGCGAGGTCGACTACCCCGAGGACGACGCACTCGCCGAGCGGGCCCTGCTCACCCGGTCGAAGCGCACCGTGCGGACCGAGGGGCCGGACCCGGAGGACTCGGAGTGA
- the rplM gene encoding 50S ribosomal protein L13: MTRTFSPKPADVQHDWIVIDASDVVLGRLATHAAALLRGKHKATFAPHMDMGDFVIIVNAEKVALTGQKLLQKKAYRHSGYPGGLSATTYAELLEKNPVRAVEKAIRGMLPKNSLGRAQLRKLKVYTGSEHPHAAQQPQAYAFTQVAQ; the protein is encoded by the coding sequence GTGACTCGCACTTTTTCTCCGAAGCCGGCTGACGTCCAGCACGACTGGATCGTCATCGACGCGTCCGACGTCGTGCTCGGACGTCTCGCCACCCACGCCGCGGCGCTCCTGCGCGGCAAGCACAAGGCCACCTTCGCGCCGCACATGGACATGGGCGACTTCGTCATCATCGTCAACGCGGAGAAGGTCGCCCTCACCGGCCAGAAGCTCCTCCAGAAGAAGGCCTACCGCCACTCCGGCTACCCGGGCGGCCTCTCGGCCACCACGTACGCCGAGCTCCTCGAGAAGAACCCGGTCCGCGCCGTCGAGAAGGCCATCCGCGGCATGCTCCCCAAGAACTCCCTCGGCCGCGCCCAGCTGCGCAAGCTGAAGGTCTACACGGGATCCGAGCACCCCCACGCGGCCCAGCAGCCGCAGGCGTACGCCTTCACCCAGGTCGCTCAGTAG
- the rpsI gene encoding 30S ribosomal protein S9 has protein sequence MAKIADQIDVAPESYSTESPATEASTTPRAVLNVSGAAVGRRKQAIARVRLVPGNGGMTVNAREFAEYFPNKLHQQLITDPFKVLDLIGSYDVVAKITGGGPSGQAGALRLAIARALNEIDRENNRAILKKAGFLTRDARVIERKKAGLKKARKASQFSKR, from the coding sequence GTGGCGAAGATCGCAGACCAGATCGACGTGGCTCCCGAGAGCTACTCCACCGAAAGCCCGGCCACCGAGGCGTCCACGACGCCCCGCGCCGTCCTCAACGTCTCCGGCGCAGCCGTGGGCCGACGCAAGCAGGCCATCGCCCGCGTGCGCCTCGTCCCCGGCAACGGCGGCATGACCGTCAACGCCCGCGAGTTCGCGGAGTACTTCCCCAACAAGCTGCACCAGCAGCTGATCACCGACCCCTTCAAGGTGCTCGACCTGATCGGCTCCTACGACGTGGTCGCCAAGATCACCGGCGGCGGCCCCTCCGGTCAGGCCGGCGCGCTGCGCCTCGCCATCGCCCGTGCACTCAACGAGATCGACCGCGAGAACAACCGCGCGATCCTGAAGAAGGCGGGCTTCCTGACCCGCGACGCCCGCGTCATCGAGCGCAAGAAGGCCGGTCTCAAGAAGGCCCGCAAGGCGTCCCAGTTCTCGAAGCGCTAG
- the glmM gene encoding phosphoglucosamine mutase, whose translation MPRLFGTDGVRGLANREVTADLALGLAQAAARVLGAAARAEGRRPVAVLARDPRISGQFIGAAVAAGLASAGVDVLDAGVIPTPATAYLIADENADFGVMISASHNPAADNGIKFFAAGGRKLPDELENRIEAALGVPPLTPTGADVGRITRFSDAEDRYVLYLLGSLEGTRLDGLHVVIDCAHGAAAGISPQVFTDAGATVTVIGNDPDGLNINDGVGSTHLDNVADAVRAAGADIGIAHDGDADRCLAVDAEGRIVDGDQIMAILATAMARRGALRDDVLVATVMSNLGLKLAMRDAGIRVIETAVGDRYVLEAMNDGGYSLGGEQSGHVIMSRYATTGDGVLTGLQLAAEMARTGRTIADLAAVMSVFPQTLLNVRGVDREGVRDDEVIASAVADATAELGSDGRVLLRPSGTEPMVRVMVEAKTQETADRLAESLAAVVLERLRS comes from the coding sequence ATGCCGCGCCTGTTCGGAACAGACGGCGTCCGTGGCCTCGCGAATCGCGAGGTCACGGCCGACCTGGCTCTCGGCCTCGCCCAGGCGGCCGCCCGTGTACTCGGAGCGGCCGCCCGGGCAGAGGGCCGTCGGCCCGTCGCCGTGCTCGCCCGCGACCCCCGCATCTCCGGTCAGTTCATCGGAGCCGCGGTCGCGGCGGGTCTCGCGAGCGCGGGAGTCGACGTGCTCGACGCCGGCGTCATCCCGACGCCCGCCACCGCCTACCTCATCGCCGACGAGAACGCCGACTTCGGCGTGATGATCTCGGCCTCGCACAACCCCGCCGCCGACAACGGCATCAAGTTCTTCGCCGCCGGCGGACGCAAGCTCCCGGACGAGCTCGAGAACCGCATCGAAGCGGCCCTCGGAGTCCCCCCGCTCACGCCGACCGGAGCCGACGTCGGCCGCATCACCCGCTTCTCCGACGCGGAGGACCGCTACGTCCTCTACCTGCTCGGATCCCTCGAGGGCACCCGTCTCGACGGCCTGCACGTGGTCATCGACTGCGCGCACGGCGCCGCCGCCGGCATCTCGCCCCAGGTGTTCACCGACGCCGGAGCGACCGTCACCGTCATCGGCAACGACCCCGACGGCCTCAACATCAACGACGGAGTGGGCTCCACCCACCTCGACAACGTCGCCGACGCCGTCCGCGCGGCCGGCGCCGACATCGGCATCGCCCACGACGGCGACGCCGACCGCTGCCTCGCGGTGGACGCCGAGGGCCGCATCGTCGACGGCGACCAGATCATGGCGATCCTCGCGACAGCCATGGCCCGCCGCGGCGCCCTCCGCGACGACGTCCTCGTGGCCACCGTCATGAGCAACCTCGGCCTCAAGCTCGCCATGCGCGACGCCGGCATCCGCGTGATCGAGACCGCGGTCGGCGACCGCTACGTCCTCGAGGCGATGAACGACGGCGGCTACTCGCTCGGCGGGGAGCAGTCCGGCCACGTCATCATGAGCCGCTACGCCACCACCGGCGACGGCGTGCTCACCGGCCTCCAGCTCGCGGCCGAGATGGCCCGGACCGGACGCACGATCGCCGACCTGGCCGCCGTCATGTCCGTCTTCCCGCAGACCCTCCTCAACGTGCGCGGCGTCGACCGCGAGGGCGTCCGCGACGACGAGGTCATCGCCTCCGCCGTCGCCGACGCCACCGCCGAGCTCGGCAGCGACGGCCGCGTGCTCCTGCGCCCCTCCGGCACGGAGCCGATGGTGCGCGTCATGGTCGAGGCGAAGACGCAGGAGACGGCCGACCGCCTCGCGGAATCGCTCGCCGCGGTCGTGCTCGAGCGGCTGCGTTCTTAA
- the coaA gene encoding type I pantothenate kinase, whose protein sequence is MPSSPRDPARDAHPSPFVEIVRSDWAELARTTELPLSETEVVQLRGLGDRLSLTEVAEVYLPLSRLLSLYAGGARHLHRATSTFLGERAQPTPFVIGVAGSVAVGKSTIARLLRELLARWEDTPRVELVTTDGFLLPNRELERRGLMSRKGFPESYDRRALLRFVSEVKGGAAEVRAPFYSHLSYDIVPDAEIVVRRPDVLIVEGLNVLQPPVPGHGLAVSDLFDFTVYVDARTSDIARWYEERFLTLQQGAFANPNSYFHRYAALSPDEARERARSIWAAINEPNLLQNVRPTRSRASLVLRKQADHTVSSVLLRKI, encoded by the coding sequence ATGCCGTCGTCTCCTCGCGATCCCGCGCGCGACGCGCACCCCTCCCCCTTCGTCGAGATCGTCCGCTCCGACTGGGCCGAGCTCGCCCGCACCACGGAGCTGCCGCTGTCGGAGACCGAGGTCGTGCAGCTGCGGGGGCTGGGCGACCGGCTGAGCCTCACCGAGGTCGCGGAGGTCTACCTGCCGCTCTCGCGCCTGCTGAGCCTGTACGCCGGTGGCGCGCGGCACCTGCACCGCGCGACGAGCACGTTCCTCGGGGAGCGCGCGCAGCCGACTCCGTTCGTGATCGGCGTCGCGGGGTCGGTCGCGGTGGGCAAGTCGACGATCGCGCGCCTGCTGCGGGAGCTGCTCGCCCGCTGGGAGGACACGCCCCGCGTCGAGCTGGTGACCACCGACGGCTTCCTGCTGCCCAACCGCGAGCTGGAGCGCCGCGGTCTGATGAGCCGCAAGGGCTTCCCCGAGTCGTACGACCGGCGGGCGCTGCTGCGCTTCGTCTCGGAGGTGAAAGGCGGGGCCGCGGAGGTGCGCGCGCCGTTCTACTCGCACCTCTCCTACGACATCGTTCCCGATGCCGAGATCGTCGTGCGGCGGCCGGACGTGCTGATCGTCGAGGGCCTTAACGTGCTGCAGCCGCCGGTGCCCGGTCACGGCCTGGCGGTGAGCGACCTGTTCGACTTCACCGTCTACGTCGACGCCCGGACCAGCGACATCGCGCGCTGGTACGAGGAGCGCTTCCTCACCCTGCAGCAGGGCGCGTTCGCCAATCCGAACTCCTACTTCCACCGCTACGCGGCGCTCAGCCCGGACGAGGCCCGCGAGCGAGCGCGGAGCATCTGGGCCGCGATCAACGAGCCGAACCTGCTGCAGAACGTGCGCCCCACCCGCTCCCGCGCGAGCCTGGTCCTCCGCAAGCAGGCCGACCACACGGTCTCCTCGGTCCTCCTCCGCAAGATCTGA
- the glmS gene encoding glutamine--fructose-6-phosphate transaminase (isomerizing) codes for MCGIVGYVGERDSLAVLLGGLKRLEYRGYDSAGVAVIDADGQLDSRKRSGKLSVLVDDLEAHPLAEGTTGIGHTRWATHGGPTDRNAHPHLADEGRLAVIHNGIIENFQPLKEQLLAEGAVFESETDTEVAAHLIAREYRRTGDLVLAFQAVVAHLEGAFTLLALHQDQPGVVVGARRNSPLVIGLGDGENFLGSDVAAFVEFTRRAVAIGQDQIVTITPELVTVTDFFGNPVETEPFEIAWDASASEKGGWSSFMAKEITEGPEAVANTLRGRIHEGAITLPELDALGPVLTEIDRITIIACGTAAYSGMVAKYAIEKWARVPVEVELSHEFRYRDPVLTPRTLVVSISQSGETMDTLMAVKYAREHGAKTLSVCNTQGATIPRESDAVLYTHAGPEVAVASTKAFVAQIAALYLFGLHLAAVRGAASTELVASQAAQLAAIPEKLSRVLDASDDIAQLAGWMADTRAVLFLGRHVGYPVALEGALKLKELAYIHAEGFAAGELKHGPIALIEPGQVVFVIVPSPSESYELQRKVISNIQEIKARGARVIAIAEQGDTAAIQIADEVVPIPLADPLFEPLLAVTPLQMFAMELAAAKGLDVDQPRNLAKSVTVE; via the coding sequence ATGTGTGGAATCGTTGGATACGTCGGTGAGCGCGACAGCCTGGCCGTGCTGCTCGGGGGCCTGAAGCGTCTGGAGTACCGCGGCTACGACTCGGCCGGCGTGGCCGTGATCGACGCCGACGGGCAGCTCGACAGCCGCAAGCGCTCGGGCAAGCTCAGCGTCCTCGTCGACGACCTCGAGGCGCACCCGCTGGCCGAGGGCACCACGGGCATCGGCCACACCCGCTGGGCGACGCACGGCGGCCCGACCGACCGCAACGCCCACCCCCACCTCGCGGACGAGGGCAGGCTCGCCGTCATCCACAACGGCATCATCGAGAACTTCCAGCCGCTCAAGGAGCAGCTCCTCGCCGAGGGCGCCGTCTTCGAGAGCGAGACCGACACCGAGGTCGCCGCGCACCTGATCGCCCGCGAGTACCGCCGCACCGGCGACCTCGTGCTCGCCTTCCAGGCCGTCGTCGCGCACCTCGAGGGCGCGTTCACCCTGCTCGCCCTGCACCAGGACCAGCCCGGCGTGGTCGTCGGGGCGCGCCGCAACTCGCCGCTCGTGATCGGCCTGGGCGACGGGGAGAACTTCCTCGGCTCCGACGTCGCGGCGTTCGTCGAGTTCACCCGCCGCGCGGTCGCCATCGGCCAGGACCAGATCGTCACGATCACCCCGGAGCTCGTCACGGTGACCGACTTCTTCGGCAACCCCGTCGAGACCGAGCCGTTCGAGATCGCCTGGGACGCGTCGGCGTCCGAGAAGGGCGGCTGGTCGAGCTTCATGGCGAAGGAGATCACCGAGGGCCCCGAGGCCGTCGCGAACACGCTCCGCGGCCGCATCCACGAGGGCGCGATCACGCTGCCCGAGCTCGACGCGCTCGGTCCGGTGCTGACGGAGATCGACCGCATCACGATCATCGCCTGCGGCACGGCCGCCTACTCGGGCATGGTCGCCAAGTACGCGATCGAGAAGTGGGCGCGCGTCCCCGTCGAGGTCGAGCTCAGCCACGAGTTCCGCTACCGCGACCCGGTGCTCACCCCGCGCACCCTCGTCGTCTCGATCAGCCAGTCCGGCGAGACGATGGACACGCTGATGGCGGTCAAGTACGCCCGCGAGCACGGCGCCAAGACGCTCTCGGTCTGCAACACCCAGGGCGCGACGATCCCGCGCGAGTCGGACGCCGTGCTCTACACGCACGCGGGCCCGGAGGTGGCGGTCGCCTCGACCAAGGCCTTCGTCGCCCAGATCGCGGCGCTCTACCTCTTCGGGCTGCACCTGGCCGCGGTGCGCGGTGCCGCCTCCACCGAGCTCGTCGCCTCGCAGGCGGCTCAGCTCGCCGCGATCCCGGAGAAGCTCTCCCGCGTGCTCGACGCCTCCGACGACATCGCCCAGCTGGCCGGCTGGATGGCCGACACCCGGGCGGTGCTGTTCCTCGGCCGCCACGTCGGCTACCCGGTGGCGCTCGAGGGCGCGCTGAAGCTCAAGGAGCTCGCCTACATCCACGCCGAGGGCTTCGCGGCGGGCGAGCTCAAGCACGGCCCGATCGCGCTGATCGAGCCGGGCCAGGTCGTGTTCGTGATCGTGCCGAGCCCGAGCGAGTCGTACGAGCTCCAGCGCAAGGTGATCTCGAACATCCAGGAGATCAAGGCCCGCGGCGCCCGCGTCATCGCGATCGCGGAGCAGGGCGATACGGCCGCGATCCAGATCGCCGACGAGGTCGTGCCGATCCCGCTCGCCGACCCGCTGTTCGAGCCGCTGCTCGCCGTCACCCCGCTGCAGATGTTCGCGATGGAGCTCGCCGCCGCCAAGGGCCTCGACGTCGACCAGCCGCGCAATCTCGCCAAGTCGGTCACGGTCGAGTGA
- a CDS encoding holo-ACP synthase has translation MIVGIGVDVVDLARFERSLTRTPRLRDRLFAESERSLPVASLAGRFAAKEALIKALGDSVGARWHDMVVERDEHGNPSFALHGPARAAAEARGITRVHLSMTHDAGVACAFVVAES, from the coding sequence GTGATCGTGGGGATCGGGGTGGACGTCGTGGACCTCGCGCGCTTCGAGCGCTCGCTGACGCGCACGCCCCGGCTCCGCGACCGGCTGTTCGCCGAGAGCGAACGCTCGCTCCCCGTCGCCTCGCTGGCGGGCCGCTTCGCCGCCAAGGAGGCGCTGATCAAGGCGCTCGGCGACTCCGTGGGCGCCCGCTGGCACGACATGGTCGTCGAGCGGGACGAGCACGGGAATCCGTCCTTCGCGCTGCACGGCCCGGCCCGGGCGGCCGCGGAGGCGCGCGGGATCACGCGCGTGCACCTCTCGATGACGCACGACGCGGGCGTGGCCTGCGCGTTCGTGGTGGCAGAGTCGTGA
- the alr gene encoding alanine racemase encodes MSVPASYREAVIDVDAMAANAARLRELTGARRLMAVVKANGYGHGALAAAQAALDGGADALGTAELREAVALREAGVVAPILCWLHDPGEDFDAALEHSIDVAVSSVDQLDTLAQSAEDRGVRAAVQLKVDTGLSRNGAAEEEWPHLAESLARHSARGTVHLTGLFSHLSNTSREDDLAQLALLRRAEAVLAAHGVQAPVLHLAATAAALRLPETRLDMVRSGIALYGLSPFEDETSLQLGLVPAMTLQGRVAGVRRVPHGTGVSYDYTWRAEGGTTLALVPFGYADGIPRSASGVAEVSIGGRRHRIAGRVAMDQFVVDVGDASVATGDPVTLWGDPTTGVPSVDEWARWCGTINYELVTRLGPRVQRRLLSAADGRA; translated from the coding sequence GTGAGCGTCCCCGCGTCGTACCGCGAGGCGGTGATCGACGTCGACGCGATGGCGGCGAACGCCGCGCGTCTGCGCGAGCTCACCGGCGCCCGCCGGCTGATGGCCGTCGTCAAGGCCAACGGCTACGGGCACGGCGCCCTGGCCGCGGCGCAGGCGGCGCTCGACGGCGGCGCGGACGCCCTCGGCACCGCGGAGCTGCGGGAGGCCGTGGCCCTGCGCGAGGCAGGCGTCGTCGCTCCGATCCTCTGCTGGCTGCACGACCCCGGCGAGGACTTCGACGCGGCGCTCGAGCACTCGATCGACGTCGCCGTCTCCTCGGTCGACCAGCTCGACACGCTCGCGCAGTCGGCGGAGGACCGCGGCGTGCGCGCGGCCGTGCAGCTCAAGGTCGACACGGGCCTCAGCCGCAACGGCGCCGCGGAGGAGGAGTGGCCGCACCTGGCGGAGTCGCTCGCCCGTCACAGCGCTCGCGGCACCGTCCACCTCACCGGGCTCTTCTCGCACCTGTCCAACACCTCGCGCGAGGACGACCTCGCCCAGCTCGCGCTCCTCCGCCGCGCCGAGGCCGTGCTGGCCGCGCACGGGGTGCAGGCGCCGGTCCTGCACCTCGCGGCGACGGCGGCGGCGCTGCGCCTCCCGGAGACACGCCTCGACATGGTGCGCAGCGGCATCGCCCTCTACGGACTCTCGCCGTTCGAGGACGAGACCTCGCTCCAGCTCGGGCTCGTCCCGGCGATGACGCTGCAGGGCCGCGTCGCCGGCGTCCGCCGGGTGCCCCACGGGACCGGCGTGAGCTACGACTACACCTGGCGGGCCGAGGGCGGGACGACCCTCGCGCTCGTGCCGTTCGGCTACGCGGACGGCATCCCGCGGAGCGCCTCCGGCGTCGCGGAGGTCTCGATCGGCGGCCGCCGCCACCGGATCGCCGGGCGGGTCGCGATGGACCAGTTCGTCGTCGACGTGGGGGATGCGAGCGTCGCGACGGGCGACCCGGTGACGCTCTGGGGCGACCCGACGACCGGCGTCCCCTCGGTCGACGAGTGGGCGCGGTGGTGCGGCACCATCAACTACGAGCTGGTCACCCGGCTCGGGCCGCGCGTCCAGCGGCGGCTGCTGAGCGCGGCGGACGGCCGTGCCTGA